AATCAAGCAGGATATGCTGGAACATATCCGGGCTGTCATGGATGGCTTAGGCGAGATCAAAGATGCCGCCGCCGGAGTGGAAAAACCGGAAAGTCCTTACATAAATGACATGAAGGTAGACCATATAGAGATGGATACCGGATGCGTGAAGGTGAGAATAGACATCGCCGATAAATTCTACTATGAGATGTTAAGTGAACTGACAGGCACGCCGATAGCAGGGCAGTATGAGCTTATCACAGCGATGAAGAACCTGTCGGAGCTCAAGGATGAATACGAAGGAGTAAAGGATGCGTTCGCCGCAGTCCGCATGAAAGGCTACGGAGTTGTAAGCCCGAAGAAAGAAGAGATCACGCTGGAAGAGCCGGTCATCATCAAACAGGGCAACAAGTTCGGAGTCAAAATACACTCAGAGGCGCCGTCCATCCATCTCATACGCGCCAACATAGAGACCGAAATAGCACCGATCGTCGGAAGTGAACAACAGGCGGAGGATCTGGTCCGCTACATCAAGGAAGCCGGTGACACAGAAGGCGGTATCTGGAGCACAAATATATTCGGAAAATCCATCGAAGATCTCGTGATGGACGGCATGCAGAATAAGATGGCTGTCATCAATGACGAGAGCCAGGTAAAACTGCAGGATACGATGCAGAAGATCGTGAACGACAGCAACGGAGGACTCGTCTGCATCATCATATAAATTGTCAGATAATTTAATGAATTTTGAAAGGGGTCAGACCCCTGCGGCATGCAGGGGTCTGACCCCTTTCAAAATTTACTGCCGGGGGTGGAATTTGACTGCATTTTTATGTTATACTCTTTTGGAGACTGCGCGATATGCAATCTATTTTTACGATGGGAGTTTTGTTTATGAATATGAAAATACTGAGGCAGCTTGGAATCATCCTTGCGCTCTGTCTCGCGGCGGAATTTGTTGTATCTCTGCTTCCGATCGCCTTTCCGGGCAGTGTGACGGCTATCCTGATACTGGCGGCTCTGCTGGGGCTTAAGATACTGAAAGAGGGGCATATTAAGGAGACTGCGGATTTCATGCTGTCCAATATGGCGATCGTGTTTGTGCCGGTATCTATCGGCATGGTGGAGGATATCGGACTGCTTAAGGGGCAGCTTGCAGGGTTCCTCACCGTTGTCTGTATCTCTCTTATTCTGACGTTTCTTGGTACATATGCCTCAGTGAGGCTTGTTCAGGTATGTATGGGCAGGCTGTCGGGAAAGGGAGGTGCGGCCGGTGCGTGAGTTATGGGCGAATCCTTTGTTCGGGGTGTTCCTGACTGTTACCACTTTCTATATCGGCGACTGGACGGCCAAAAAGATAAGATCACCCCTTGCCAACCCGCTGCTCATCGCCATGGTACTCTGTGTGGCGGTGCTTAAGCTTCTGCATATTCCGTATGAGGATTACATGGAGGGAGGACAGTTTATCTCACTGTTTCTCGTCCCGGCGACGGCGATGATCGGTCTGTCTATCTACCGGCAGAGGGAAGTGCTCAGACAGCAGTTTTTCCCCATTGTCATCGGATGCCTTGTGGGCAGTGTTATATCCATGGGAAGTACGATCGTGTTGTGCAGGGTGCTGGCGCTTCACCAGGAGATGCTGGCATCGCTTTTGCCGAAGTCTGTGACGACGGCCATCGCGCTCGATCTGTCTGACCAGCTGGGCGGTCTGCGCTCTGTCACCATGATGGCAGTTATCATATGCGGAACGGGCGGCGCGATCGTGCATCCGTTTATCATACGTCTGCTGAGGCTGAAAGACCCGGTCGCCACGGGGGTGGCATTCGGCACGGCGAGCCATGCGATAGGTACGGCGAAGGCCATCGAGATGGGAGAGGTGGAAGGCGCCGTGAGCGGTGTGTCCATGGGGATTGCAGGAATATGCACCGTAATCATTGCATTATTTTTATAAAAGCGTTAAAATTTTACTATATGACTACGTTAAGAGAAAAATATGGAGGTACAGTATGAAAGTTGCGATCATAACAGCGAGTACAGAGATATACAAAGGGAAGAAAGAAGATGCCGGAGGCCCGGTCGTAAAGAAAATCATGGAAGATGCCGGACACAGTATCGTGTTCATGAAAGCACTGCCGAGTGACCGCAAGGTGATCTCCACTGTCATGCAGCGGATGGCGGACGCCCATCTGACTGACTTGATACTCACTACCGGCGGAGCCGGCTGCGCGCCGAATGATTATACGCCGGAGGCGACTATGGATGTTGTGGACAGGCCGATCCTCGGGATACCGGAAGCCATGCGCGCGTTCACGATGCAGGTGACGAAGCGTTCCATGCTGAACCGGAGCGCTGCCGGGATCAGGGGAGATGTGCTTATCGTAAATCTGCCCGGCAATGCGAAGGCGGTCAAGCAGTGCCTCGATTATCTGCTTCCTGAGATCACTCATGCGGTAGAAGTCATAAAAGGAGTATAAAAGTATTGTATGAAAATAACATATTTGAATCACAGCGGTTTTGTCCTTGAACTGGAACATGATGTCCTTATTTTTGATTATTACAGAGGAGAGCTCCCCGCGCTTCCAAAGGAAAAGAACATATATGTATTTTCCAGCCATGCCCATCCTGACCATTTTCAGAAAAAAATATATGACTGGGACAAAATGTACGGCGGCATCACCTATATTTTATCCGATGATATTCAGACGGAGGGTAGAAACGAGAGGATCATCCACGTGGGGCCGAGGCAGGAACTTGAGGCCGGCGGCCTTCATATTAAGACGTTCCGTTCGACGGATGAAGGCGTGGCGTTTCTCATCCGTACAGAGGGAAAGACGATATATCACGCAGGAGATCTGAACTGGTGGCACTGGGAGGAAGAAGGACCGGTGTACAATGAGATGATGCGCAGGAATTATCAGCATGAGATCGGAAGGATGGAAGGCGAAAAGATCGATGTGGCATTTGTCCCGCTGGATGCGAGACAGGAAGAACAGTTTTACTGGGGCATGGATTATTTTATGAAGCATACAGATACGAAGCGGGTATTTCCCATGCATATGTGGGATAAGTATGAGGTATATGAATGGCTGATGGATAAGGAAGAAGCGGCGGACTACAGAGACAGAGTCATGCATATTACAAAAGACGGACAGACATTTGAGATATAGGAGAGAGATAATATGCAGGTAAAAATATATACAGACGGCGCCGCCAGGGGCAACCCGGACGGGCCGGGAGGGTACGGCACAGTCCTGGAATATGTGGATTCCAGGGGAGAGCTGCACACAAAAGAACTCTCACAGGGATATAAAAAGACGACAAACAACCGTATGGAATTGATGGCGGTCATTGCCGGTCTGGAGGCGCTGAACCGTCCCTGTGAGATCGAACTGTATTCAGACTCCAAATATGTGGTGGATGCGTTCAACCAGCGCTGGATCGACGGATGGATCAAAAAGGGGTGGAAGCGCGGCAAGAATGAGCCGGTGAAGAATGTGGACTTATGGCAGCGGCTCCTGAAGGCAAAAGAACCGCACAAAGTCACATTTATATGGGTGAAAGGGCATGACGGCCATGTGCAGAACGAGCGGTGCGATACACTTGCGACTACAGCGGCGGACGGGGACGGCCTCATAACTGACGAGGGAGTCTGACAGTCGAAGCGGCTTTACAATAAGAGAAGAGTATGGTAAAGTATGAGGTGCAAGTAAGACAGGTAATCGCAGCTGCAGAGGCCGAAAGGCCGCAGGTGAGGAAAGTCCGGGCTTCACAGGGCAGGATGCCGGATAACGTCCGGTGGAGGCGACTCCAAGGCCAGTGCAACAGAAATGTACCGCCCAGAATATCTGGGTAAGGGTGGAAGGGCAGTGTAAGAGACTACCGCCTCTCTGGCAACAGAGAGGGCACATGTAAACCCCATCCGAAGCAAGACCGGATAAAGGCATTGTGGCGGCCCGCCACGCCTTAGGTAGGTTGCTGGAACCTGCTGGCGACAGCAGGTCTAGATAGATGATTACCCAACGACATAACCCGGCTTATCGTCTTGCTTGCCTTTAAACGTGGTATTTTATACCATGTTTTTCTTTTTATAGACGCAATTGCCGGCAGTAAAAGTGTGAAAACGGAGGGATGGATATGGCGGCACAACGTGTAGTCAGATTATTGAAAAAGCAGACGTTTACATATGAAATACGGGATTGTGACCGAGATTTTGAAAGTACGGAAGATTCTATAAAGCTTCTGTCTGTGCCGGAAGAGAAGATCGCCAAAACACTTGTGTTTGCAGCCCCCATAGGCGCCAGCGTGATCATATTGTCGGGGGATGCGAAGATAGATCCCGGCAAGTATGAAAAGCAGTTTAAGGTGAAACGGATCGTCCTGGATGAGGAAGATCTGATGGAATATACCGGATGCCGGCCGGGGGCCGTAAGTCCGATAGCGCTCCCGGGGAAAAGGGCGAAAGTATATATGGATGTATCCCTGCAGCGTTTTATGGACGAGTATGTATACACGTCCGGAGGCACGGGAAACAGCGCAGTCGGCATTACGGCGCGCGACTTATATGAAGTGACCGGATGCCGGCAGTGGATAGATATCAGCAGCGGCTGGAGGAGAGGAGAGGACGAAGAATGAAGAATATTGTAGTGATAACGGGAAGTCCGCGCAAGAACGGCAACAGTGAGAGAATGGCAAATGCATTTATCAAAGGGGCGGGAAGCAAAGGACACCGGCTGACGACGATCAGCGCCGCGGAGCTTAACATTCAGGGATGCAGAGCATGTGACGGGTGCTATAAGACCGGCCATCCTTGCGTATTTGCGGATGATTTCAACCATATTGCACCGGCGCTTCTGGAGGCGGACGTCATCGTATTTGCCACACCGCTTTACTGGTTCACATTCCCGGAACAGATAAAGGCGCTCATAGACCGGTTTTACGCGCTGATGCGGGGGGATATACCTTTCAGGGGAACAAAGGAATGCATGCTGCTCGTGTGCGGGGCGGATGAAAAAGCGGCATTTGCGGGCATTGTGAAGACTTATGAGATTATGGCAGATTACCTGAAATGGAAAGACAGAGGACATGTGATCGCGGAAAAAACAGAGGAGAAGGGTGACGTTGATAAGACCGGCATCCTGGATGAGATCCGGCGCCTCGGCGAAGAGATATAAAGAACAAGCGGAGTGGCCACCCACTCCGCTTGTTGTTACAGATCAGCGTTCATCATATTTTTCTTCACAGTATTTGCAGCGGTAAACTTCTTTCTCAGGGTCTGTCAGAACGAAGATATGATCCAGCTCCTGTTCAATGGAGGTGATACAGCGCGGATTCTTGCACCGGATGACATTTGTGATCTCCTTTGGCAGTTTTAACGCTTTTTTATCCACGATCTTCTGGTCTTTGATGATGTTGATCGTGATATTGTGGTCTATAAAACCGAGGATGTCCAGATCGATAAAATCAATGGGACATTCGATTTTTATAATATCTTTTCTTCCCATCTTGCTGCTGCGGGCATTCTTGATGATGGCGACACAGCAGTCCAGCTTATCGAGCTTCAGGTGCTTATAGATATCCATGCTTCTTCCAGCCTGGATATGGTCCAGAACGAACCCCTCCGAAATACTGCCTACATTCAAAGTATTTTCAACCATGACAATTCCCTCCTAAACTTCGATTTCCAGTAATGTAAGTATGAGAGCCATCCGTACGTAGACGCCGTACTGCATCTGCTTGAAATAGGCGGCTCTCGGGTCGTCGTCAACTTCTACGGAGATCTCGTTCACTCTCGGAAGGGGATGGAGCACAAACATGTCGTCCGGTGCCAGTTTCATCTTCTTGGCATCCAGGATGTAGAAGTCCTTCATACGCACATAATCTTCCTCATTGAAGAACCGTTCCTTCTGAACACGCGTCATATAGAGGATGTCCAGCTTAGGAAGTGCTTCCTCGAGGCGGACGACCTCCTCGTAAGGCACATTCTTGGCATCCAGGACATCATTGCGTATGTAACTCGGAAGTCTCAGTTCCTCGGGTGATATGAGTATAAATTTAATTCCTGTGTAACGGACAAGCGCGTGGATAAGTGAGTGCACGGTACGCCCGAATTTTAAATCTCCGCACAGTCCGATGGTCATGCCGGACAGATGACCTTTTAAAGAGCGGATCGTCAGCAGGTCGGTCAGTGTCTGTGTCGGATGCTGGTGTCCTCCGTCTCCGGCGTTGATCACAGGGATGGAAGAGTGGCGGCACGCCACCATAGGCGCTCCTTCTTTCGGATGACGCATGGCACAGATATCTGCATAGCATGAAATAGTACGGATCGTGTCTGACACGCTTTCCCCCTTAGCGGCAGAACTGGAATCAGCGGTAGAGAACCCCATGATATTACCGCCCAGATTGAGCATGGCAGCCTCATGGCTCAGCCTTGTCCTCGTACTTGGCTCATAAAATAAAGTGGCCAGCTTCTTTCCTTCACACGCATGCGCATATTTTTCGGGATCTGCTTCTATGTCATTGGCCAGATCCATCAGTTTATCCAACTCTTCCACCGAAAAATCCAGTGGACTCATCAAATGTCTCATAAAAACCTCCTTATCGATATGTCAATAATTCTTTCACAGATTTTCTTCCGGGCGCAGCCGGTTCGATCGCGGGCCGGCCGACTGCGATCAGCGCGGCAAGCTCCTCATCCTGCGGTATATCCAGCAGCATGCTGATCCCCTGCTCATCCCAGATCCCCATGATCACAGTTCCAAGCCCCGCGTCATGTGCCGCAAGACAGAACGTCTGGCACGCAATACCTGCGTCGAACATCTGCCAGCGGTCTTCCTTGGCAGTCGTAAAAGAACCGTCGCGTTCAAAACCACAGATACCTTTTACAAAAGTAACTGCGACGAGCAGCGGTGCCTGCTTTACGATTCTGGAATTGAATTCCGGGGTAAAATGAGTAGCGATAGTATCAAGAACTGAAGGATCTTCGACTGCGATATAACGGGTGATCTGACTATTCTTCCAGGACGGCGAATAGGATGCGGCGGATATAATAGATTCTAACAGAGAATGTTCCACACGTTCTGGTTTGAACCTGCGGATGCTTCTTCGTGTCACGATGCATTCCTTGGTATTCATATCATAATCCTCCCATATTGAAAATCTTTCATATATCATATAATAAATACGAAAGATTTTCAACTTCTGGACAGGATTTTTTCAAACAGCAGTCCGGCGCCAAACCAAAGCGGCGCATAATCAAGGCGGACGAGGCCGTTAATATTCAGCGGCGCCTTGCTGTAATCCCACGGACAGGCGTCGATCCTGCGCAAAACAGACCCGGTAATATATTCTCCGACAAAAATGCAGCATGTGTATACACCTCCTCTAAGGACCGGGCTTTTGCCTTTCAGGACTTTGCAGACGGGCGAAAGAAAACTGGCCATACCGTAGATCGGGAACATCCAGATCGACGTGTTGCCCATCAGTGTGGGATTTTTTTCTTTATAGGAATGGAGGCCGGTGAAAAGAATCTCCATACACCAGCCCGCCGTTCCACAGGAGAGAAAATTATGTTTCATACGATGTAAGTATGTCAATGGACAGTAGATTTTATGCATGAAATGTATTATAATACAGATTAGTTTGCAAGAAGGAGAGAGAAAGATATGGCAGAGCTATTAGAGCTGAGAGAACAGTTGGATGAAATAGATGCGCAGATCGTGGAATTATATGAAAAACGGATGAATATCTGCGAGCAGGTGGGCGAGTACAAGATCGCGAAGGGAAAAAAAGTATTCGACCGCCAGAGGGAAAAGAATAAGCTGGCAGATGTGGCTGCCAGAGTGAGCAGTGATTTTAACAAGAAAGGGATACAGGAGCTTTACCAGCAGCTTATGTCCATGAGCAGAAAGCTGCAGTACCAGCAGCTTGTGAAGGCAGGGGCTCTTGGAAGACTGCCGTTTATAGAAGTAGACTCCCTTGAGAAGAGTACGGCCCGCGTCGTGTTCCAGGGAGTGGAGGGGGCGTACGGCCAGGCGGCCATGCAGCAGTATTTCGGAGAAAACTGCAACAGCTTTCACGTGCGGACATTCCGCGACGCCATGGAGGCGATCGAGGAGGGGTCTGCCGACTTTGCCGTGCTTCCGATCGAGAATTCTTCTGCGGGGGCGGTAAATGAAATGTATGACCTGCTCGTGGAGTTTGAAAATTATATCGTCGGAGAGACGATCCTCCCGGTCACACATACGCTTGCGGGGCTGCCGGGGACGAAGCTTTCAGATATCCAGCGCGTATATTCCAAGGCGGAGGCGCTTATGCAGACCTCGCGTTTTCTGGACGTTCACGCGGACTGGCAGCAGATCAGCGTCGTGAATACGGCGATCGCAGCCAAAAAGATTCTGGAGGATGCGGACAGGACGCAGGCGGCAGTCTGCAGCGCTTACGCCGCAAAGGTACACGGCCTGTCCGTGCTTGTGGAAGGTATTAATGACGAAGAGAATAATTTTACCCGCTTTATCGTTGTCACCAATCAGAAGATTTTCAGGAAAGACGCGGATAAAATCAGCATCTGCTTCGAGGTCGCCCACGAGAGCGGTTCCCTGTATCATCTGCTGTCTCACTTTATTTATAATGACCTTAACATGACAAAGATAGAATCCCGTCCGGTGGAAGGACGCTCATGGGAATACCGCTTCTTTGTCGATTTTGAAGGCAGCTTAAGCGACGGCGCGGTTAAAAATGCGATCCGGGGGCTGAGGGAAGAAAGCCGGAGTCTCAGAATTCTCGGCAATTACTAGGCAAGGAGAAAAAGAATATGAGAACAAACGAACTGATCCTCTACAAACATATGGAACAACAGCAGATCCTGGACGATATGACATTCCTTATGGAGAATTTTGACAATGAATATTATAATAAAGAAGACATGAGAAGTCTTCTGTTCGACGTGGTCAATGAGCTTCTGGAACTTGCGGTCAGCCATGGATTTGAGGGGAATCTGTGGCATGATTATCTCACATATCTGCTTGCCAGTGATGAGAATGCGTACAGCACCTCCTGTGAGATCGTCGGGAATGTGGACGGCAGCATCAATGAGGCGGCGCTTCATGATTTTGAGATCTTTAAGGAACTGTTTGACTATGATTTCTCGGCGATGGAAGAGGAACTTGGAGCGGACTGTCTGTCATTTATCCACAATTACAGCGGATTCGGCGATGAACACGGCAAGGTGTTCAATACGAGGATCCGCAGCCGTATATGCGGCCTTGGCGAAGCGCTGGCCGGCGCGGCCGGCGGAAAAGAATTTAAGGATACGGTGACCCAGTTCTACAAGGAATTCGGCGTGGGCAAACTCGGACTTCACAAGGCGTTCCGCATAGAACATACGGAGGAAGGGGCCGAGATAATTCCGATAACGAAGATCGCCCATGTCCATCTCGATGATCTCATCGGATATGAGATCGCCAAGAAAAAGCTTATTGATAATACGAAAGCATTTGTGGAGGGGCGGCGTGCCAACAACTGTCTGCTGTACGGCGATGCGGGCACAGGCAAGTCTTCCTCCGTCAAAGCCATCCTGAACCAGTATTACGACCAGGGACTGAGAATGATCGAAATATACAAGCACCAGTTCCAGGATCTGAACGCTGTCATATCACAGATAAAGAACCGGAATTACAAGTTTATCATTTACATGGATGATCTGTCTTTTGAGGAATTTGAGATCGAATATAAATACCTGAAGGCAGTCATCGAGGGAGGGCTTGAGCGGAAGCCTGACAATGTGCTTATCTATGCCACATCCAACCGACGACATCTCATCCGGGAGACATTTAAGGACAAGGCGGACAGGGATGAGGAGCTTCACACAAATGACACGGTACAGGAGAAGCTGTCTCTCGTGGCCCGTTTCGGCGTCACCATTTACTTTGGACGGCCGGAGAAAAAGGAGTTCCAGGATATCGTGCTAAAACTTGCGAAGAGGAATGACATCGGTCTGCCGGAAGAAGAACTGCTGCTGGAGGCGAACAGGTGGGAGTTATCCCACGGCGGACTCTCCGGGAGAACGGCACAGCAGTTTGTGGATTATCTGCTGGGGATGAAATAAGAGTAGATTCAGCGCGGGGACCGTGTTATAATGTGTAAAAATGTACAGATAGAGTAAAAATGTTACAGAAGGGCAGAGCCGGATTTTCGGTATCTGCCCTTGCCTGCATTATACTCCTTATCGTTTATATTTTTTCCAGAGGATTTCCATAATAACAGCCATTGATACAAAAAGCTTTGCAATCTGAGATGTTAAAGGTGTTTTATCGCCAGTCGAAATCTTCTTCAGTTCATTTTTTCTTTCTGATGGATTCGTGGGGGCTTCCGGGTTAGCCGGAGCAGAATTGACCGGTTCCCACCGGGCGGTGAGAACCATATCTCCCTTTACGGTATCAGTAGCAAAATCCCAATTTGCACTTTCTCCATCCGCCACCCATCCTTTAAAGATAAATCCTTCTTTTTCAGGTGCTGCTGGCTCCGTTATCAGAGAACCATAAGTGACCTCCACTGGCGCCAAAGCGGAACCGCCGTTTGTCTCAAAAGACAAGGTATACTTCTTTGGTATCCAGCCTGCATATAATTCCAGTCCATTCTGTACAACACGGTCAGTGTCTTTCCACTCATCGCCAGCCTGCATCGAATCTGGCAAGCGGTACCAGCCAATGAATTTATAATTAATTCCCTCTCGTTGAAGTTCATTCTCTTGAGGAAGTGTTATTTTATCGCCATAGCCGACTGTTTGAGTTTTCAGCTTATCACCTTCTGGATTTTTAAAAGTACCGCCATTTGCATTGAGTTTGATTTCATATTTGATTTCTTTTTCCTCTAAATTCCATAATGCAGCGAAAACATTCGCCGATCCCGTTAAATTATAGGTATGCATGTATGGTGGCGCCTCATTTGGCGGCTGTGTATCTGCTAATAACTTATTTCTATCAATTCTACCATCGTCACCTGGATAATACGAAACATAAGAGCCCCCTTCTGTAGTTGTGGAGGCGGCAAAAGAACGGAAGCCTAGAGGCAAATTAATGGGATATGTCTCTTGTGTTGGATTATCCCTGTTCTCAACCTTTATAGTAACAAAAGTTGCATCTGGATTATCCGCCGGAGCCTTAGCAGCATCCAATAATGTTCCCTGCACTATTTTCTTGGACGATGCCGTCACATCTGCACAGATAGCTCCTTCCTTCTGAGAACTGTATGTTCTAAGGGCTGCTTCTTCGCCAACGGAAAGCTGCCCGCCTTTGCGCCTGCCTGTATCACTGATTCCACATTCACCGGAACCGCTGATAACAGTCAGAGTACCATTCCCTATGATGTTCAAAGTGGCGCCTGTCTCCAGCGTAATCCCAGGGTAGTTGTCACGGCCGGTAAAACTGGTCTTTTGAGCGCCGAGCACCAGCGTAACCACTGCACCTGACTTAATATGTATTCCGCTGCCGGAACTCTCATTTTCTGTTGGTTCAGTGATAGAAAGACCGTTGACATTAATTACAGGAAATGCTCCATCCTCCACGGTTATGTTGTATTCATCTGATGATTGGCTGATTGTGTATGTTCCATCAAAGGTGCCTGTTGACGAAGTGCCGTTCTTATCTTTCTGTGTATATTTTCCGTCTTTCGACAGTGTAATATTTCCATTTTTTATATCCAGGGCGCCCGTAAAGTCCGCTAAAAGATCAACTGCTTTAACTTCCTGTTGGTTTATGCTGAACACAGCTAAAATAACGGCGCCTGCAATCGATGCTATTTTAAAATGTTTTAATATCTTATTCCACTCCATTATATTCTCACTTTCCTTATGCCTGACTATATTATAATCCAGCCTATTACGATACATTATTTTAATTGTATCAAGTCGCTGGCGCAGTATCCAGTCCCAGTTAAGATATTTTTCCGCTTCGTAAATTATTTTTCCAGATTTTAATCTCAGTCAGCAATATTGCGACAAATACGGATTTTAGAAGAATTGGGCGTAAAAACCGACATTTTTACATCGGTAACCTGCCACAGAAGCAGCGCAAAACATTCAGGACAGAATGTGTTTTTTGTATAGGTGTTAATATTTACCGCTCTTTAATCCGCCTCTTCAATCTCAGATATATCGGAATCGATCACCAAAGAATAATTCGTATAATATACGACAAATCCCGGCTTTGCGCCGTTTGGTTTCTTTACATGCTTCTTTTCCACATAGTCGATCTCCACCTTGTCGCTTCCCCGGTTTTTGGAGTAGTATGCGGCCAGGCGTCCGGCCTCCTCAAAGGTCCGGTCGGGAAGTTCATCTCCGCCGCTTTTGACGATGACGTGGGACCCGGGGGCGCCTTTGGCGTGGAACCACCAGTCGCTGCCGGATGCAAAGTGGAACGTAAGCTCATCATTTTGAAGATTGTTTTTACCGACATACATATGATAGCCGTCTTGAGAGACGTAGTGGAGAGGCCGGCTCATGATCTTGACCTTCTTTTTTGTGTATTTCCTGCGGATATATCCTGCCTGCGTCAGTTCTTCCTTGATCTGCAGCAGGTCATCTTCGTTCTGAGCGATATCGAGGGAGTTGCTTATGGATTCCAGATACCGGATGTCATCGGCTGTATCTCCTATGAGTCCGCTCAGGGCCTCGTAAGTCCGCTTCTGTTTATTGTATTTATTAAAGTATTTCTGTGCGTTTTCCTGAGGGGTGAGATTTTTATCAAGCGGTATGGTGACGGTTTCATTTGTATAATAATTGAGGGCGGTGAGCTCGGACGCATCTTCCGAAAGATTATAACCGTACGTGTTGATCAACTCTCCGTATACCTTGAATTTGTCTCTGTTTTCTGTATCCCTCAGCTGACGGAGCTGCAGATCATATTTTTTTCGGCTCCGTTCCAGTGCAGTCTGTACGACATGACGCAGGTCGGCGGACTTCTGCCGGATGCGGGTCATCGTATTTTTGACCGCATAGTAGGTGGAGAGCAGCTCGGATACAGAGGTGAATTCCTGCCGGCGGTATGCTGAATAATGACTGACAGGAAGGGCGGAAAAGTCTTTCGGGTCACTGCCGCTGTAA
This is a stretch of genomic DNA from [Clostridium] hylemonae DSM 15053. It encodes these proteins:
- a CDS encoding bifunctional chorismate mutase/prephenate dehydratase, whose product is MAELLELREQLDEIDAQIVELYEKRMNICEQVGEYKIAKGKKVFDRQREKNKLADVAARVSSDFNKKGIQELYQQLMSMSRKLQYQQLVKAGALGRLPFIEVDSLEKSTARVVFQGVEGAYGQAAMQQYFGENCNSFHVRTFRDAMEAIEEGSADFAVLPIENSSAGAVNEMYDLLVEFENYIVGETILPVTHTLAGLPGTKLSDIQRVYSKAEALMQTSRFLDVHADWQQISVVNTAIAAKKILEDADRTQAAVCSAYAAKVHGLSVLVEGINDEENNFTRFIVVTNQKIFRKDADKISICFEVAHESGSLYHLLSHFIYNDLNMTKIESRPVEGRSWEYRFFVDFEGSLSDGAVKNAIRGLREESRSLRILGNY
- a CDS encoding ATP-binding protein; translated protein: MRTNELILYKHMEQQQILDDMTFLMENFDNEYYNKEDMRSLLFDVVNELLELAVSHGFEGNLWHDYLTYLLASDENAYSTSCEIVGNVDGSINEAALHDFEIFKELFDYDFSAMEEELGADCLSFIHNYSGFGDEHGKVFNTRIRSRICGLGEALAGAAGGKEFKDTVTQFYKEFGVGKLGLHKAFRIEHTEEGAEIIPITKIAHVHLDDLIGYEIAKKKLIDNTKAFVEGRRANNCLLYGDAGTGKSSSVKAILNQYYDQGLRMIEIYKHQFQDLNAVISQIKNRNYKFIIYMDDLSFEEFEIEYKYLKAVIEGGLERKPDNVLIYATSNRRHLIRETFKDKADRDEELHTNDTVQEKLSLVARFGVTIYFGRPEKKEFQDIVLKLAKRNDIGLPEEELLLEANRWELSHGGLSGRTAQQFVDYLLGMK
- a CDS encoding InlB B-repeat-containing protein, producing the protein MEWNKILKHFKIASIAGAVILAVFSINQQEVKAVDLLADFTGALDIKNGNITLSKDGKYTQKDKNGTSSTGTFDGTYTISQSSDEYNITVEDGAFPVINVNGLSITEPTENESSGSGIHIKSGAVVTLVLGAQKTSFTGRDNYPGITLETGATLNIIGNGTLTVISGSGECGISDTGRRKGGQLSVGEEAALRTYSSQKEGAICADVTASSKKIVQGTLLDAAKAPADNPDATFVTIKVENRDNPTQETYPINLPLGFRSFAASTTTEGGSYVSYYPGDDGRIDRNKLLADTQPPNEAPPYMHTYNLTGSANVFAALWNLEEKEIKYEIKLNANGGTFKNPEGDKLKTQTVGYGDKITLPQENELQREGINYKFIGWYRLPDSMQAGDEWKDTDRVVQNGLELYAGWIPKKYTLSFETNGGSALAPVEVTYGSLITEPAAPEKEGFIFKGWVADGESANWDFATDTVKGDMVLTARWEPVNSAPANPEAPTNPSERKNELKKISTGDKTPLTSQIAKLFVSMAVIMEILWKKYKR
- a CDS encoding Rqc2 family fibronectin-binding protein; the protein is MAFDGITISALVKELEENLTDGRIAKIAQPESDELLLTVKTPGGQKRLYISASASLPLIYLTSDNKPSPMTAPGFCMLLRKHIGGGRITGISQPKLERIIHIDIEHLDELGDLCRKTLIVEIMGKHSNIIFCDDKGMIIDSIKHVSAQMSSVREVLPGRQYFIPDTMEKQDPLNTDLAGFSAALRDRPAPLGKAIYLSYTGVSPVAAEEVCCLAGLDSSMTAKDLSDDMMTHLYRQFCYYFEQVKHGSFTPAIYYSGSDPKDFSALPVSHYSAYRRQEFTSVSELLSTYYAVKNTMTRIRQKSADLRHVVQTALERSRKKYDLQLRQLRDTENRDKFKVYGELINTYGYNLSEDASELTALNYYTNETVTIPLDKNLTPQENAQKYFNKYNKQKRTYEALSGLIGDTADDIRYLESISNSLDIAQNEDDLLQIKEELTQAGYIRRKYTKKKVKIMSRPLHYVSQDGYHMYVGKNNLQNDELTFHFASGSDWWFHAKGAPGSHVIVKSGGDELPDRTFEEAGRLAAYYSKNRGSDKVEIDYVEKKHVKKPNGAKPGFVVYYTNYSLVIDSDISEIEEAD